A single region of the Halorussus gelatinilyticus genome encodes:
- a CDS encoding MBL fold metallo-hydrolase encodes MITNLARGVQAFTSNAFLVEGDRTVLVDTGSNFDAVARIEDRGADLDAVILTHTHHDHVGNLEAVSEAFGVETWGFDTDQPAVDNPIGDEESVRMGDHAYTALHTPGHKNDHLCFYSSAASVLFAGDLIFQNGSFGRTDLEEGDRKRLIESIDRVRERADEHLAEMHVGHGPSVTTNPYQDVELAGRAARME; translated from the coding sequence ATGATTACGAACCTCGCGCGCGGCGTGCAGGCGTTCACGAGCAACGCCTTCCTCGTGGAGGGCGACCGGACCGTGCTGGTCGATACCGGGTCGAACTTCGACGCGGTCGCGCGAATCGAAGACCGCGGCGCGGACCTCGATGCCGTAATTCTCACCCACACCCACCACGACCACGTCGGGAACCTCGAAGCCGTCAGCGAGGCCTTCGGCGTCGAGACGTGGGGCTTCGACACCGACCAACCGGCGGTGGACAACCCCATCGGCGACGAGGAGTCGGTCCGGATGGGCGACCACGCCTACACCGCGCTCCACACGCCGGGGCACAAGAACGACCACCTCTGCTTCTACTCGTCGGCCGCGAGCGTCCTGTTCGCGGGCGACCTGATATTCCAGAACGGGAGCTTCGGCCGGACAGACCTCGAAGAGGGCGACCGGAAGCGGCTAATCGAGAGCATCGACCGAGTCCGCGAGCGCGCGGACGAACACCTCGCGGAGATGCACGTCGGCCACGGCCCGAGCGTCACGACGAACCCGTACCAGGACGTGGAACTGGCCGGTCGAGCGGCCCGGATGGAATAA
- a CDS encoding Rieske (2Fe-2S) protein: MTGRTRLTTTETVRDERSWLFTVRDQYDELDEVILVPCEEERTDGGATAESDDSAADADPDDPGVEAWINRCTHEAQRLDRGFGAAMRDGQIICPKHGSMFDACSGYCDNGDAADTTLPSVEVAVEDGAVYLADDGYEFVHEGSIEGGGEEAGDGDESQDDDDDMPSSTSHIGF; this comes from the coding sequence GTGACCGGAAGAACGCGACTGACGACGACCGAGACGGTCCGCGACGAGCGGTCGTGGCTGTTCACGGTCCGCGACCAGTACGACGAACTGGACGAGGTGATTCTGGTTCCCTGCGAGGAGGAGCGAACGGACGGCGGAGCGACCGCCGAGTCGGACGACTCCGCCGCCGACGCCGACCCCGACGACCCCGGCGTCGAGGCGTGGATTAACCGATGTACGCACGAGGCCCAGCGACTCGACCGGGGGTTCGGCGCGGCGATGCGCGACGGTCAGATAATCTGCCCGAAGCACGGGTCGATGTTCGACGCCTGCTCGGGCTACTGCGACAACGGCGATGCCGCGGACACGACGCTCCCGTCGGTCGAAGTCGCGGTCGAGGACGGCGCGGTCTACCTGGCCGACGACGGCTACGAGTTCGTCCACGAGGGCAGCATCGAAGGCGGCGGTGAGGAGGCGGGAGACGGGGACGAATCGCAGGACGACGATGACGACATGCCGAGTTCGACTTCTCACATCGGCTTCTGA
- a CDS encoding ATPase: protein MRFLVAGGDRVDAGKTTFTTGLLDRLSAVGVKPRAGNDYWFDHDDYRRAVEDGRLYGKDAKRLAAASSEACGTDFDPEELNPVHRLWRPSPGPDTGLVGQSHREYVLDRVGESFVVNAHADVPESARRTLPLADAPVVESVERLDEITRRLHLPMLEGFAERVRELQRETGGTAVVESYGDVALPIRGLDFDAVAVVEPGRVRAYDGDRFVKACEVAGGSAREGRLEVHTGDATELADPKATAALPALSGDDRRDPAAVARAYDEAFDELLAVAES, encoded by the coding sequence ATGAGGTTCCTCGTCGCCGGCGGCGACCGCGTGGACGCCGGGAAGACGACGTTCACCACCGGTCTCCTCGACCGACTCAGCGCGGTCGGGGTCAAGCCTCGCGCGGGCAACGACTACTGGTTCGACCACGACGACTACCGGCGCGCGGTCGAGGACGGTCGCCTCTACGGGAAGGACGCGAAGCGACTCGCCGCCGCGAGTTCCGAAGCCTGCGGGACCGACTTCGACCCCGAGGAGTTGAACCCGGTCCACCGACTCTGGCGGCCCTCGCCCGGCCCGGACACCGGACTCGTCGGCCAGTCCCATCGGGAGTACGTGCTGGACCGCGTGGGCGAGTCGTTCGTCGTGAACGCCCACGCCGACGTGCCGGAGTCGGCCCGCCGGACCCTCCCGCTGGCCGACGCGCCGGTAGTCGAGTCGGTCGAGCGACTGGACGAGATTACCCGACGGCTTCATCTCCCCATGCTGGAGGGGTTCGCCGAGCGCGTCCGCGAACTCCAGCGCGAGACCGGCGGGACCGCGGTCGTCGAATCGTACGGCGACGTCGCGCTCCCGATTCGCGGCCTCGACTTCGACGCGGTGGCCGTGGTCGAACCCGGCCGCGTGCGGGCCTACGACGGCGACCGGTTCGTGAAAGCCTGCGAAGTCGCCGGCGGGAGCGCCCGCGAGGGCCGACTGGAGGTCCACACCGGCGACGCGACCGAACTCGCGGACCCGAAGGCGACCGCCGCGCTCCCGGCACTCTCCGGCGACGACCGCCGGGACCCCGCCGCCGTCGCGCGGGCCTACGACGAGGCGTTCGACGAACTGCTCGCCGTCGCCGAGTCGTAG
- a CDS encoding DUF5827 family protein: MPRPKSDFEQLHPCDFYTAEELLKTDQMYTVYEIARLLQGLDPDAELEAETEDILLDWAIPWVMNNADDLVIAEPEADDEPGYYGLKSDDR, translated from the coding sequence CCGAAATCGGATTTCGAACAGCTCCATCCCTGCGACTTCTACACCGCCGAGGAACTGCTGAAGACCGACCAGATGTACACCGTCTACGAAATCGCGCGTCTCCTGCAGGGACTCGACCCGGACGCCGAGTTGGAAGCCGAGACCGAGGACATCCTGCTCGACTGGGCCATCCCGTGGGTGATGAACAACGCCGACGACTTGGTCATCGCCGAACCCGAGGCCGACGACGAACCGGGCTACTACGGCCTGAAGTCCGACGACCGATGA